The stretch of DNA TCCGTATGTAACATCCGCATGTATATATGCCGACGAGTGCAGCCGGGCTCACTCCGTAGTCACGCCGCTTCCCATGCCGGATGACCGACCTGCCCGAGCCAGGCACGATCGCCACATGCCGAAACCTGCGAGTCCTTGATGCAGTGCCGATctgtggtgtgtgtgtgtgtgtgtttgccgcccgccgaggcggcacaacatcttcttctccctgtcgccaaggacgacgacgacgacccaaCGTCTTACACTGGTGACGGCGAAGCGCTCGTCGTGCTCGCGTGAACGCCTCACGGTCGACGAACATAACATATGAAATGACTGCAGAATGATTGatgagaaaaaaaaaaaggaaggTGAATGTTTGCTTGCTCGGGGGGGCAAGGGCCAGGGGATCCACCTGCTTTtctctgccgctgctgtcgaaCACTTTTGCCCCGAGTtgaggccgatgacggtTTGACGTGTCCCGACCAACGCACGCCTGGGACGTGCAATGCCGGGTGTGAAGAgagaatgaatgaatgaatgacCCCGAGGTCACATCACAACCCGGGAGACCTCATGACATCGCAAATTGCTTCTTGCGAAAAGCGCAATCTCCATTACGAGTTCTCGTATGAACACGAGGTTGTGTGCCAGCGGGAAAGCGTGCGCTTGGCTGATATAAATGGCGAGGACGTCCTCGCCTCGAAAGACCGTTGCGAGAGCAAGAGACAAAGCGTTCTTGTATATAAGCACCCAAGAAAGTAAATACCGGTTCTCTTTTGCGACCTTGCTTGAAGATTTATAGCCGACATGAAGTACATTGCCctccttgccggcctcgcgaGCCTCGCAGCCGCCCTCCCGAGCCCACAGGCTGCCCACCAGCAGCTCAAGCGCGTCCACCGGCGCCATCTctcccacggcggccgcgcctcgagcttcAACCACAAAGACGACCGTGTCACGGCCGCGGGCCTCGGCATGCTCAAGACGACAAAGCACACGAGCTACTCGGACAActgggccggcgccgtgcagACGGACAGCGGCTTCACCAAGGTGGTCGGCACCATCACCGTGCCCAAGGTGTCGTCAGGAGGCGATgcgcacgccgcggccgcggcatgggtcggcatcgacggcgactcGTGCGACAGGGCGATCCTGCAGACGGGCATTGACTTTTACGCCGACGGGTCCTTCGACGCGTGGTACGAATGGATCCCCGATGGGTCGTTTGCGTTTTCGGACTTTGGCATGAGTGTGGGCGACAAGATCCGCATGATGGTCGAGGCccggtcgtcgacgtcgggcgTCGCGACGTTGGAGAACTTGAGCACGGGGGCCAAGGCTTCGCATGACTTTACGAATCCCCCGTCGAAGCTGTGCGAGGAGAATGCCGAGTGGATCGTCGAGGACTTTGTCACCGACGGGAAACTTGTCCCCTTTGCCGACTTTGGATCCATTACCTTTACCGACGCGAGGGCTGAGGGCTCGTCTGGTACGGTCACGCCAGCGGGTGCCGAAATATACGACATCGTGGCCGATGACAAGGTCGTTACCGATTGCTCGACAAACGGTGATGATCTGACTTGCGACTACACCGGCTAATGGGTTGCCATTGGCATCAAGTTTTTATAAGTTGACCTATTTGCTATGGCAATAAAAGACCAAAACGAACATGATGTCGAGTGATACATACCGTGGCAagtgaggtggtggtgctttGACATGTAGCGTGACAAGATAGTCAGTCTAGCCTACTAACTCATGTTCTGTGCCCCTTCCCGAGGGCCTCCCCGCTAGACGAAAACGCATTGAATGCTCGACGCTGTGATGAATAGTCCAATACCCAACTACTCGACCCGGTTGCAGAAATGTGGCACCAGGTCGTGCGTGTTATCTCGACACCGCTTCCCAAACTCGTAGCACTCAGCGCAAATCAAGAAACAGCCCTCATCGCAATGCGGGCATTCCCACGACGTCGTTCCTAGCACGGTACACCTGGTACAGACTTCGCACCAGCACGAATCTTCCACCCACCTGACAGGGCTTTCGACCGTCTCGGCAGGGTCCTCGGCATCGCATCCCGTCTTTATAGCATGTTCCTTGACCATGGCCACGAGTTCGGCGTTGCCGCTTCTCTCCGCCCAGTACAACAAGCTGCGTCCAAACACATCGGTCGAGGCCATGTCGTAGTTGGCAGCGGCAAGTAATCTGCCAACAATGGCAACGTGGCCGTTTCGTGTTGCCGCAactaccgccgccgtcccaTAGTCGTCCGCGACGTCCACAACGTCCGCCTTGTTCATGGCTCCAGCTAGCATGACATCAAGAACGTCCACGCTGTTCCTCATGGCCGCATGGAACGCCGCGGTCCTCCCATTGTTGTCCTTTTGGAAACAGTCCGTACCCGGGTGACCCATGAGGAACTGGACAAGGTCGGTGCGGTTGTTGTGGGCGGCGATGTGGAATGGGGTCCAACCGCTTCGATTACCCGTCATGGGATTGGCACCAGCCTGCACCAGCATCTTGGCGAGCTCAACATCCCCGTTTTCGGCCACAGCATGCAGGGCAGTCCATCCGCTGTGTGTATGTGCCTGGACATCGGAGCCATGGGCGAgaagggcctcgacgacgtcccgGTGGCCCCTATCCGCGGCAATAAGCAGAGCCGACCACCCCGCGTCATTGGTGGCGGTCACGTCGGCGCCATACTCGAGGAGCAACctgacgacggacgcgcgGTCTGCTCCGGCCGCCAGGCTCAGGGGTGTCCATCCGTGGTTACAGGGTGAcatgacgtcggcgccgtgatCGAGAAGCAGCCCGACGATGTCGACATGCCCGCTGTCGGACGCGAGCGTCAGTGGCGTCCATCCGTTGCCGCAGGCGAGTGAAATATCGGTGCCCTTGCTTAGCAGCGCCTTGACAGCATCTgtcttgcccttgtcggcggccaacGTCAGGGGCGTCCACCCGTCCGCGGTTGCAAGGGCGgggtcggcgccgtgctcgatGAGGAGCTGCACAATCTCGCCGTGGCCCGAGTTGGCGGCCGAGTGCAGCGCTGTCCATCCGCGATCGGCGGCTGCCCGGACATCGGCGCCCCTCTCCAGGAGGAGCGTGACGGTGGCCGTGTGTCCATTACATGCCGCCGACTTGAGCGGCGTCCACCCAGTGTCGCTCCTGTGCTCCATGTCGGCACCCTTGTCAAGAAGATATCGAACGACGTCGACGTGACCCGAGTTGGCTGCCACGTTGAGCGGCGTCCAGCCCATGTAGCCTGCGTtgaggtcggcgccggcatccaTCAGAAGTTCGACGACCTTGGCGTGGCCTTGTCGCGCAGCGGCACCCAGAGACAGCCattcgccctcgtcggccacggagacatcggcgccctcctcgagcaggaAGCGGACCACCGGGGCGTGACCgccttcggcggcgaggggcaggaggacgtggtcggcgaggcgcacgcccgcgacgacggctcgcACCAGAGTCTCGAGGCGTCCATGTTTGGCAGCCCAGACGAGAGCGGAGCCCTCGTGGTACTGTGCATTTTGTCGGTACAGATCGTTGATGAGGAGGTGGTATAGTCGACTGTTGCAGCGgaggagggcatcgaggtcggcgtcggcgtcgaggaaccAGGCGATGGCTGCCAGCAGCTCGTTGGCCAGGTCTAGCAGCGGCATCTTGAACAaggccaggcgggcgggcgtgatGGGGGTCGGCACACTGGCTGGCCCGGCCAGGCGCAGGTGGTTTGAGACGTGTTCTCCACGAAGTACGGATGACAGAGATTTGGCGGGCAGCTGatctggcgccggcgtgaGGTCAGACGTCGGCAaaggtcatcatcgtcactgGTTCGGGCGTTGTGGGGTTGGGCGTAGGGACCAGAATTGACTAGTACGCTGTGCGTTTGGTTGGGTGGTGCTTGTTGGAGCTTGGTTGCTCAAACGTGTGGCAGTCgttgtcgacgtcgtcgtcgtcgtcgtcgtcgtcttcgaggCGGCGATCCACTTGGATGGGTGAAGGGATGGAGAAGGCGGTATCTGTCGGCGAGACGTAGgtgtcgatgccgatgctggTGAGGGCCGGGTTTTGGAGGTTTGGCTCGTGATGCGTCCTCGGTCGAGAAAGACACAGCATTGGATAGGTAAGCCACGCACCGTAACGCACCGTAACAGGCGTAATTTACCTGCCGTAGTAATATGTAACCTTCGGAGGCCGAACAGGTGCCTACCGAGCCTACCTTGGGGCAAGTGGGCCCATCGCCAGCGCCTTCCCTAAGCCTGGGTGCCCTCCCCTCCAtgggcgcaggcaggcaaggcaggtaACACACATGACCCGCCTCATTGAGAGCGGGCATCAACACCTCAGGCAGCGATGGAATCGCCCACCGCCTCCTTTGCTGCTGGGCAGCCATCCGTCCATGGATTTTCTGGACTCGGGTTGGATTTGTACAGCTCCCATCCATGACCAAAGCTCTCCTTCTTGAGCCCGCAATGACAAACGCTCATCCCCAACGCGGCCGGGCGAGGCCAGCAAAGgtgccatcatcgtctcGCAACCTCATTCCTTTGCGAACTCGCCATGGCTGCCACGACCGCCACCCGTCTCGAtatcggcggcgccgtcttcgagcaGCGCCCGGCTCTCGCATCCGATTCCCTCCCTCGATCGTCCTTACGCTGTAGGGCCTATGGAACCCAACGACTGGTCCTCGTGTCCCTAAAGCCGGCTCATCCTCTACTTGCCCGTTCATCATGACCACGTAGAGGCAGCCATCGACGGCTTCTTCATCCGATGAAGCTGCCTTGGGACGTATGCCGCCGGCAAACCCCATTATGCGGCCCGAAAACGATTTCGCCACCGGCTGGTTGGGTCTGGAATCAGAACCGGAACGAGAGCATCGAGAAAGTAGCCGCGACAAACGGGACCTGGCATTTTGTCCGATCACACAGACAATGCGACTCTGCATTGGGTTTGACGGAATCCCGGCCGTACCTCCTCATCAGCACGCCAGCAGAGCGTCCGCCACCGACACTGTTACCAGCACTCGCTATAACCAACCACACAAGTACGGTATTTTGGGCGCCCCGAGCCGGAGAGATGACAATACGCAGCGTTGGGCCCAGGCCTCTCTAACGGCATTATCTGGGTCTCTCGCCTGGTTTTTTCCGCGACTCAACAATGGCATCTTCAACCTTGGACAGCTAGCACCTTGGGTAGACTTTCGGGAGGACCATCACCATCCCACAACCTTGTGATCAAAACGTTTGATGCAAAGTCCCGGGGATCGAAATCCCCCTCCCAAGGCACTCGCCTTCTCGTCGCACTTTGCTGTCGGGGGTAGGACGCCTGCCCTCCGCTTGGAGGGAGAACCCGACATACGCGACAGCGACGCCAATGTGGGACGGAACAGCGCGGGTGCCAACTTCTCCAGCCCCCAATCACCGTGTGGCGGAGTCTGTCTCCTTGGCTAGATAGGCGCGACCGCAGCAATGCAGCCCAGCTATGCGGACATGCAGTGCCTAGACACCCTCTTGCCCACTTGGGCGAGAAAGAAGGCCCGTACCGTTGCATTGCATCCGGCGAGTCGCAAACCAGGTTTCGGAGTACTATCGACTTGTCCAAACCACGATCGGCCAGGCTACCAGCAGCCAAGCAACCAGCAGCCAAGGACAAGCACCCAGCAGCGAAAGCAACAGCAATGCAGACGTCATTCGTTCCCAACACGATGTCTCATATCGGTCCAAACAATGACCCCTCTGGTGTTGAGGGGCATCCGTCGCAGAGACAACATTCGGTTTGCTGCCGACATGCCTGACAGGTATTTTCCATCGAGCCAGGAAGCCAGCTCTCGGAAGTCGACGCCGCTCCCGTGTTATTGTCACCCTACGTCATCAAGAGCTGCTTTAGgagctggtcgacggcgcgTGCAGACCGGTCTGCCGCGGTCGTATCCAACCACGGCGTCCAAAGGGCGAGTCGTGGAAGggggcgtcgcgccgcgtGATTCGGCGCCCCCCAAAGCCCATACGACGTCAATGGCCTTTGAAGGCGTGAATCCTGCCGCTCGCTTCGACTGCTTCATTGGCCGTCTCAAGACGAAAATGCAAGTTTCGGAACGGGCTCGGTGGTCCAAGTACAGTTGTCGGCGCGgactggggcggcgggcgactaCGTTCACATGCCTGGTTGGCCATGGCATtgtccatggcgacggcttcAACATCGCAGACCCGAGGGTTTGctcgttttttttttgcagAATGATCCAGGGGCGCCAGCTCAGCTTCCGATCGATTGGGTTCTGCCAGAGCGCTGGTTCAAACTCCTGACAGGTTCTGGCTTCATGCTCAGCAAGTAACAATCTGGTACAGATGTCGAGACTGGGCGCCTGGCTGAACCATCTCGCTGACGAGCATCACAGGCCCGCTTATTTGGTGCTCACCCATGGGCCTGGGCCACCCAACCACGATTCTCGCAGTCCCCACGGTTGAGTTGAGCGGATGCCGGGCCCTCGCCGATCGATCTCGGCTTGCCTGGTTGAGAAGGCTCCAAAAGGACAAATGTCGCCCCGAGAGTGCGCAGCCACTTGAACGCGTCGCGGGCGATTGGCTTGCCAAGGAACAGCAGCCTTGGTGCGGGTGACTTGCAGGCTATGCGTCCCGTTGATGAGCAGATATCCAATGGAAGGCGATCCAGCAAAGGTCGAAAATGGCGCAACTTCTGCAACGGAccaggcgtcggcggttCGCGACGTCTCATCAGCCTCGCTCTAGGCTGCCACGCCCCGTAAATACAGCGCGGCTTGATGGGTATGCGTTGGACGCTAGCCACCGTTCGGGAAAGGAAGAGTGCCGCCTACGACGCAAAGCGAGAGATGCTGTGTCCGGAGGACTTGCGCCTTCGGCCTGGACCGTCGCTCTCCGAGGGGACATGTTTGGCACGaatggccggcgagctcgccTTCACGGGCCATCTTGACCCAAAGCCACGACAATCCGGGGCCAATGGGCTCTTCAGGTGTCTCGGCGGTGCTGACCCAGCTCGACGCGTACACGCGGGACACACGGAAGGCATCGGGACGGGGGGCgagcgggggaggggcgcgcTACGGAAGCGGTGGAGTGGAGtcgctcggcgtcgtggaCAACCTTGAACGGAACGGACCTATGGCCTGGCTCCTGGTGGTGTCGTCCCGGCGCCGTTGCTCCACAACGGAACGGGGGCCTGGGTCGATATGTCGACATCCCTGGATGGCTGggtggatggcatggatgggcgaGGAGAGGCAGTGATGAGCGTGACATCATGTCTCctccgatgccgtcgccaggCCAGGAACCCCCCTGGACCTATAAAGGACGGacgcgagctgctcgtcatcaaTCAACCCCCTGCCTGGTCAGATTGAGTGTTACCCCCGTGTTGCACGAGATTTGCTGCAAGTCCACCCTCCAAGGAAAATCACGAGTTCCGAGTTCCTGGCACCCGGTCCCCGAGCACGCGTACACAAACAAGGCACCTCCTTGACCCCCTTTCTGGTCTTTCAACAGAGACTCAAATACTCGTTTTGCTCACCCATTCCCCCCGCCCGCTCACCCGTCCTCCGTCGCTCTCAGTCTTCACACTCTTCCTTTCCTaagcatcatcatcaaccgCTCCCCCGATACCCCCTACCCCCGCGCACTTCCCCCTTCCACAgacacacacaaacacaaaCACAAACCAACACGTCAAATAACCGTCACCATGTCTCAGCTCGCCCGTGCCTACGCTCTGAATGATGTCTCGGCGACCCGGTCCTTGTACGACGAATGGGCCAGCACCTACGACAAGGAAATGGCCGAGGCCACTCAAGACTATGTCGGCCCTgccctcgccagcgcctACACCCTCAAGTGCCTCGGCGTGGACAACATCTCCAAAGCCCGgatcctcgacgccggctgCGGCACTGGGCTCGTCGGAGTGCACCTCGCCAAGCTAGGCGCCAAGAACATCGATGGCATCGACCTGAGCCCCGGAATGCTGGACATtgcccgtcgagctggcgtttaccaggagctcgagacgGCGGACCTCACCAAACCGCTGTCTCACAAGGATGGCCATTATCAAGCCGTGGTCTGCATCGGTACGTTTACGCAGGGCCATGTCGGGCCGTCAGCGTTTGACGAGTTCGTCCGCGTTGTGGAAAAGGGCGGCTACGTCGTCGCCACAGTCCTCGGCAGCATCTGGGCCAGCGGTGGGTATGAAGCCAAGGTCGCTTCGCTGGCCGAAGACGCACAGGTCAAGGTCCTcagcgccgagctcgaggactACCGTCGCGGTGCGGGCGTGCAGGCGTACATGGTCGTGCTCCAGGTGCTGTGAAGAAGAGTTGCATGAGTTTGCCTCCCGGTCCCCCACCATTGTTGTCCTTTGAGGCTCCGGCGATGTGTTGGTGCCGTGACGGAATCACTACGACTTGCTCGACATGTCTGCTCCCCCCGGCAACGGCGGATATACCGCTCGCGACTTTGCGCCCCATCATCTCGTTGCTCGTCATGAAGTGATGAATGACTGAAACGTGCATCAATCCTGCGCATGGAACAGACACGCCGCCGGGCCTGTGAGCGAGAAAATTGCGCGACTGACGCGCAAATGTGTTTTCTCTTGGCTGGATCATGACGGGGGAATTCGCGGGAGAACCGACAGCTACAGTCCTTACCTTGCTGCCACACTTTGCGGCACAGAATTACATCACACACATGGTGCCACGTGCCTCGTTTCTGCTCTCGTCGTAGACTTATCCCGCCAGGATTCCCGGACTTACCGGACTACATGTAGGCCTGTCCCATGTCACGGTGGCATCGAGCGACAGATTTGTAGCAGCAGGCTGTCGGGTCTTTCTTCACGTCGTGTCCATGTAGATCGTTGTTGCGTGACTTGATCGCGCAGGGGCAATATAAAGTATACCAATTCTGCAGCACGCAAATACTGAAATGCATCTGACACGTCAAAACGCAATAAGTCTAGCAAATAGGCTCAGTCGCCGAGGTATAGACTGCTCATACATTCATGGTACATGAAGCCATATGCGTCTCTTACTTACAGTGAccccgcccccccgtcccctcTGACGCCTGTGTCGAGACGGCGGGTGCTACTACTAGGAGGCGCAACTCGTCGTCAACACGGCGGGTGCTGCTACTAGCAGGCGCAACATGTCGTCGACCCAGGACTTGACATCTCTCTCCCTGATGCGCTCGTATAAGGCCTCGTGCAcctcgcggcgccgctccgCCGACATGGTGAGCGCCTCATTGATGCGctccgccacgccggccACGTCCCACGGGTTGATGtgcagggcctcgtccagAGTGCTCGCCGTGCCGCTGAACTCGGAGATGATGAGCTGTCCGTGcggcatgctgctgctgccgccgccatcatggtTTTCGTCGTTGCCATGGTCATCGTCATGgtcgtcatcaccatcatcatgacgccgctgctggcAGACCACGTACTCGAGCCCCGTGGTGCTCatgccctcgcgcgcgctggtgatgagcgccgcgtcgctcacgcgcagcagcgcaaagTACTCGTCGTGGGAGAGGTTCTTCTGCGCGTGCATGCTCACGGGCGCGAAGCCCAGGGAGCCGTGGGCCTGGTTGACGGCGCTGACGAGCTCGTTGACCCGGTGGGTGtacttggcctcgtcggcgtcttgTTGGTCGGCGtgttcggcggcgacggcggcggggcggctgTGCGTCtgcacgaggacgacgttGTCTTT from Purpureocillium takamizusanense chromosome 6, complete sequence encodes:
- a CDS encoding uncharacterized protein (COG:S~MEROPS:MER0001321~EggNog:ENOG503NYU8~SECRETED:SignalP(1-16~SECRETED:cutsite=AAA-LP~SECRETED:prob=0.6115)); the protein is MKYIALLAGLASLAAALPSPQAAHQQLKRVHRRHLSHGGRASSFNHKDDRVTAAGLGMLKTTKHTSYSDNWAGAVQTDSGFTKVVGTITVPKVSSGGDAHAAAAAWVGIDGDSCDRAILQTGIDFYADGSFDAWYEWIPDGSFAFSDFGMSVGDKIRMMVEARSSTSGVATLENLSTGAKASHDFTNPPSKLCEENAEWIVEDFVTDGKLVPFADFGSITFTDARAEGSSGTVTPAGAEIYDIVADDKVVTDCSTNGDDLTCDYTG
- a CDS encoding uncharacterized protein (COG:M~EggNog:ENOG503P0CS), which translates into the protein MPLLDLANELLAAIAWFLDADADLDALLRCNSRLYHLLINDLYRQNAQYHEGSALVWAAKHGRLETLVRAVVAGVRLADHVLLPLAAEGGHAPVVRFLLEEGADVSVADEGEWLSLGAAARQGHAKVVELLMDAGADLNAGYMGWTPLNVAANSGHVDVVRYLLDKGADMEHRSDTGWTPLKSAACNGHTATVTLLLERGADVRAAADRGWTALHSAANSGHGEIVQLLIEHGADPALATADGWTPLTLAADKGKTDAVKALLSKGTDISLACGNGWTPLTLASDSGHVDIVGLLLDHGADVMSPCNHGWTPLSLAAGADRASVVRLLLEYGADVTATNDAGWSALLIAADRGHRDVVEALLAHGSDVQAHTHSGWTALHAVAENGDVELAKMLVQAGANPMTGNRSGWTPFHIAAHNNRTDLVQFLMGHPGTDCFQKDNNGRTAAFHAAMRNSVDVLDVMLAGAMNKADVVDVADDYGTAAVVAATRNGHVAIVGRLLAAANYDMASTDVFGRSLLYWAERSGNAELVAMVKEHAIKTGCDAEDPAETVESPVRWVEDSCWCEVCTRCTVLGTTSWECPHCDEGCFLICAECYEFGKRCRDNTHDLVPHFCNRVE
- a CDS encoding uncharacterized protein (COG:H~EggNog:ENOG503P4KB), with the protein product MSQLARAYALNDVSATRSLYDEWASTYDKEMAEATQDYVGPALASAYTLKCLGVDNISKARILDAGCGTGLVGVHLAKLGAKNIDGIDLSPGMLDIARRAGVYQELETADLTKPLSHKDGHYQAVVCIGTFTQGHVGPSAFDEFVRVVEKGGYVVATVLGSIWASGGYEAKVASLAEDAQVKVLSAELEDYRRGAGVQAYMVVLQVL